One genomic segment of Novisyntrophococcus fermenticellae includes these proteins:
- a CDS encoding GntR family transcriptional regulator, with protein MKKIKSQSLSDEVRQEILNYIKTSFDGKDNKLPTEEQFCEILGVSRITIRTALNSLASDGIIFRRQGKGTFINPQAVSMKVQFNPVSLFSDMIVQCGYKPSIKLLKSQRIRADQKAADLLQISEGDAVVSAKKIFLADDKPCAYCADYFPESILKSPADLKLIEEYPDSLFDFLDARCERKVEWDRTEILTVTNADHPELTEYFQCGNRIKAFLLLDCINFDGNDHPAVYAQEYVDTNYIKFNSIRQKKYRS; from the coding sequence ATGAAGAAAATCAAATCACAATCTCTTAGCGATGAGGTAAGGCAGGAGATTTTAAATTATATTAAGACTTCTTTTGATGGTAAGGATAATAAACTGCCAACAGAAGAACAGTTTTGTGAAATATTGGGCGTCAGCCGTATTACAATACGCACGGCCTTGAATTCCCTTGCAAGTGACGGGATTATCTTCCGGCGCCAGGGCAAGGGAACCTTTATCAATCCTCAGGCAGTAAGTATGAAAGTCCAGTTCAACCCGGTATCACTATTCAGTGATATGATTGTCCAATGTGGGTATAAGCCGTCTATAAAACTTCTGAAATCCCAGCGTATCAGGGCAGATCAGAAGGCAGCGGATCTGCTGCAGATATCCGAAGGCGATGCTGTTGTTTCCGCAAAGAAGATATTTTTGGCCGATGATAAGCCCTGCGCCTATTGTGCGGATTATTTTCCGGAATCCATATTGAAAAGTCCTGCCGATCTCAAATTGATTGAAGAGTATCCGGATTCTCTTTTTGATTTTCTGGATGCACGCTGTGAAAGGAAGGTAGAGTGGGATCGCACAGAAATTTTGACGGTGACCAATGCAGACCATCCGGAATTAACGGAGTACTTTCAGTGTGGGAACCGCATAAAAGCATTTTTACTCCTGGATTGTATTAATTTTGACGGAAATGATCATCCGGCGGTGTATGCCCAGGAATATGTGGACACGAATTACATTAAATTCAACAGTATACGACAGAAGAAATATCGGTCATAG
- a CDS encoding TIM barrel protein: protein MTICIEVLNRFENFLINTAEEGCEYIKQIGENNVKLMLDTFHMNIEEESFGEAIRKTGKYLGHFHTGECNRMVPGKGRIPWKEIGDALSDIGYNQAVVMEPFVQMGGRVGQDVKLWREMYPNISEEKLDEDARQALNFQRYLLNR, encoded by the coding sequence GTACTGAATCGATTTGAAAATTTTTTGATTAATACAGCCGAGGAAGGATGCGAGTACATAAAACAGATAGGGGAAAATAATGTCAAACTAATGCTTGATACTTTTCATATGAATATTGAGGAAGAAAGTTTCGGTGAAGCCATAAGAAAGACAGGAAAATATCTGGGACATTTTCATACGGGAGAGTGCAATCGTATGGTTCCGGGAAAAGGCCGTATTCCCTGGAAGGAAATTGGAGATGCCCTTTCCGATATTGGTTATAATCAGGCCGTGGTCATGGAACCTTTTGTCCAAATGGGAGGAAGGGTTGGCCAGGATGTTAAGCTTTGGAGAGAGATGTATCCAAATATTTCGGAAGAGAAACTGGATGAGGATGCCAGGCAGGCATTGAACTTTCAAAGATATCTCCTGAATCGATAA
- a CDS encoding MarR family winged helix-turn-helix transcriptional regulator — translation MIKSERVVGSCFGSISHIIHYRGGQQLKKLGITSQQGRLLWLIYDSMRAEHVINRQYLEKIMDLRGPTVTSLLNSLEEKGYILRTVCKEDHRAMQLIITPSGEDMVYNIKEIFDRMDARLLRGMTDEEIQTLRTLLFKVYDNLLIP, via the coding sequence ATGATAAAGAGTGAAAGAGTGGTTGGCTCCTGTTTTGGAAGCATTTCTCATATTATCCATTATAGAGGGGGACAACAACTGAAAAAGCTTGGGATAACCAGCCAGCAAGGACGCCTTCTGTGGCTTATATATGATAGTATGCGGGCAGAGCATGTGATTAACAGGCAGTATCTGGAGAAAATTATGGATTTGCGGGGTCCTACAGTTACCAGCCTTTTGAATAGCCTGGAGGAAAAGGGCTATATTCTAAGAACTGTCTGCAAAGAGGATCACAGAGCCATGCAGCTGATAATCACCCCATCCGGTGAAGATATGGTGTATAACATAAAGGAAATCTTTGACCGCATGGATGCGAGATTGCTGCGTGGGATGACAGATGAGGAAATTCAGACACTGAGAACACTGCTGTTTAAGGTGTATGATAATCTTTTAATACCGTGA
- a CDS encoding uracil-xanthine permease family protein translates to MEKSMSDGNSQTLENKTSVSQNLIMGLQHVLTMCPGSIAVPLIMSGPLGLDAKTTAYLVAANLFTSAIAILIQVYGLGRHIGSRLPIVLGSAFAPLGAMIVIGRQYGLPTVFGAIIASGLLMFIVCFFMQRILKFFPPVVIGSFVTLIGITLAPTAFSDLAGGDGVSGFGDVKNLILGLVVLICIVLFNRFGNALIQSISLLLGLGIGTLIAVPLGMVDFTPVTEARWFELITPFHFGFPKFRLDATLIMTLFCVINMIQCIGVYAFLDDVRGTHTDDKAKVDGMRGQAFAQMVAGAFNSVPSSMFNENVGVIKLSGIGARSTVGCAGIMLLIISLIPKCSAFITCIPKPVIGGATLALFGTISAAGISILSSVDYSDNNNSLIVGTGLALGVGASFTSGAFEKLPVVLSMLFSNGLFVAGVVTIILNIVLNLGKQKVE, encoded by the coding sequence ATGGAAAAATCTATGTCAGATGGTAATTCACAAACTTTGGAAAACAAAACATCTGTTTCGCAAAATCTGATTATGGGATTACAGCATGTATTGACTATGTGCCCCGGCTCCATCGCCGTACCATTAATTATGAGCGGGCCGCTGGGTCTTGATGCGAAAACCACTGCATATCTGGTAGCTGCAAATCTTTTCACCAGTGCTATCGCAATCCTGATTCAGGTATATGGCCTGGGCAGGCATATCGGTTCCAGACTGCCTATCGTACTCGGCTCAGCATTTGCCCCTTTGGGTGCTATGATTGTAATCGGCCGGCAATACGGTCTTCCAACCGTATTTGGAGCAATTATTGCCTCGGGTCTTTTGATGTTTATCGTCTGTTTCTTTATGCAGCGTATACTGAAATTCTTTCCTCCTGTGGTGATTGGGTCCTTTGTTACCTTAATCGGCATAACTTTGGCACCTACTGCCTTTTCCGATCTGGCAGGAGGGGACGGCGTATCCGGTTTTGGCGATGTTAAGAATCTGATTTTGGGGTTGGTAGTCCTGATATGTATCGTATTATTTAACCGCTTTGGAAATGCCCTGATTCAATCTATCTCTCTCTTGCTTGGCCTTGGGATAGGTACTTTAATTGCCGTTCCTCTTGGCATGGTGGATTTCACTCCGGTAACAGAAGCCCGTTGGTTTGAACTGATTACACCATTTCATTTCGGATTTCCAAAATTCAGACTGGATGCCACACTGATCATGACCTTATTTTGCGTAATCAACATGATTCAATGTATCGGCGTCTATGCCTTTCTGGATGATGTACGTGGAACCCATACAGATGATAAGGCAAAAGTGGACGGTATGCGTGGGCAGGCTTTTGCACAGATGGTGGCAGGAGCCTTTAACTCAGTTCCCTCCTCCATGTTTAATGAAAACGTGGGGGTTATTAAACTCTCAGGAATCGGAGCCCGTTCTACCGTGGGCTGTGCAGGGATTATGCTGCTGATTATCAGCCTGATTCCAAAATGTTCAGCCTTCATCACCTGTATCCCAAAGCCAGTAATCGGCGGCGCGACCCTGGCACTGTTTGGCACAATCTCTGCAGCCGGGATTTCTATCCTTTCATCCGTTGATTATTCGGATAACAATAACTCTCTGATTGTGGGAACAGGACTGGCCCTTGGTGTCGGCGCCTCCTTTACGTCAGGTGCATTTGAAAAACTGCCTGTCGTTCTTTCCATGCTTTTCAGTAATGGATTATTTGTTGCCGGAGTTGTTACGATTATTTTGAATATTGTTCTTAATTTAGGAAAACAGAAAGTTGAATAG
- a CDS encoding nucleoside deaminase: MSNRKSHEEYLKRAIQVSRDSRAHGNTPFGAILVDGEGNIVMEQENIEITEKICTGHAEATLAARASHEYSRDFLKDCTLYTTAEPCAMCSGAIYWAGIGTVAYAMTERRLLELTGSNEQNPTFDLPCRDVFSKGQKDIKVVGPFPELEVEAAQVHQGYWD; this comes from the coding sequence ATGAGCAATCGTAAAAGTCATGAAGAATATTTAAAAAGAGCAATCCAGGTTTCCAGAGACTCCAGAGCCCACGGAAATACACCTTTTGGAGCAATTCTCGTAGATGGTGAGGGCAATATTGTGATGGAACAGGAGAATATTGAGATTACCGAAAAGATATGCACCGGTCATGCAGAAGCTACTCTGGCAGCACGCGCCTCACATGAATATTCCAGAGATTTCTTAAAAGACTGTACACTTTATACGACAGCTGAGCCATGCGCCATGTGTTCTGGAGCCATCTACTGGGCAGGTATCGGAACCGTCGCATACGCTATGACAGAGCGCCGCCTTCTGGAGCTTACAGGCAGTAATGAACAGAATCCTACCTTTGACCTTCCCTGCCGTGATGTTTTCAGCAAAGGGCAAAAAGATATCAAAGTTGTCGGTCCTTTTCCGGAACTGGAGGTTGAGGCCGCCCAGGTACACCAGGGTTACTGGGATTAA
- a CDS encoding uroporphyrinogen decarboxylase family protein, producing MSESNQKLYQERLKRVEDAIALKESDRVPIAPFIGAYPYVLDGATYKDSMYNYDRASEALVHYYELFQPDATTHTAFTSGRANELAQSSMIDWPGRPGTRVPDFSTHQVIEREFMSQEEYPELISDFTGFMLRKYIPRAFPALKGLGDINFVPSIVLSTTPLASLYSTQAQEAFSLLSKIGEEDKKAAAATNSVSSSLANLGFPPFITGVGEAPFDILGDYYRGTLGALADQLECPDEVEAACDILADIQIASYSYFKAVPMPVKRVFFPLHKGMDGFMNPRQYEKLYWKPLKKIILALIDMGVTPFIYTEGKYNTRIEQLADVPKGKVLYHFETVDMKEAKRILGDVACISGNLPIYLLEFGTKQQVIDYCKNLIDTCAPGGGYIFDTNGSIDNAKRENLEAMFETIKTYGKK from the coding sequence ATGTCAGAATCAAATCAGAAATTATATCAGGAACGTCTCAAACGAGTTGAAGATGCAATTGCATTAAAAGAAAGCGACCGTGTCCCTATTGCTCCTTTCATTGGGGCATATCCCTATGTTCTGGACGGAGCTACATATAAGGACAGTATGTATAATTATGATCGGGCCTCTGAAGCCCTTGTACATTATTATGAGTTGTTTCAACCTGATGCCACAACCCATACTGCTTTCACCAGCGGAAGGGCCAATGAACTGGCTCAGTCCAGTATGATTGACTGGCCAGGCCGACCGGGAACCAGAGTCCCTGATTTTTCCACCCATCAGGTCATTGAACGGGAATTCATGTCACAGGAAGAATATCCTGAATTGATTAGTGATTTTACCGGTTTTATGCTGCGTAAATATATTCCCCGCGCTTTTCCTGCTTTAAAAGGTCTGGGTGATATTAATTTTGTTCCTTCCATTGTACTTAGTACCACCCCGCTGGCTTCTCTCTATTCCACGCAGGCTCAGGAAGCATTTTCCCTGCTTTCCAAAATAGGAGAAGAAGATAAGAAGGCTGCTGCTGCCACCAATTCAGTTTCAAGCTCCCTGGCCAATCTGGGCTTTCCTCCATTTATTACCGGGGTCGGTGAAGCTCCCTTCGACATTTTAGGTGACTATTACCGTGGAACACTTGGTGCCCTGGCTGACCAGCTGGAATGCCCGGATGAAGTCGAGGCCGCTTGTGATATACTGGCGGACATACAAATTGCATCTTACTCTTATTTCAAAGCAGTTCCTATGCCGGTAAAACGGGTGTTCTTCCCACTTCATAAGGGTATGGATGGATTTATGAATCCCCGGCAGTATGAAAAGCTCTACTGGAAACCATTAAAGAAGATTATACTGGCTTTGATTGATATGGGAGTCACTCCGTTTATCTATACAGAGGGCAAATACAATACGCGGATTGAACAATTAGCAGATGTTCCTAAGGGTAAAGTACTCTATCATTTTGAAACGGTAGACATGAAAGAAGCAAAAAGAATTCTCGGAGATGTTGCCTGTATCAGCGGTAACCTGCCGATTTATCTCTTGGAATTCGGCACGAAACAACAGGTGATTGATTATTGCAAAAATCTTATCGATACATGCGCTCCCGGAGGGGGATATATCTTTGATACAAATGGCAGCATAGACAATGCCAAAAGAGAGAACCTGGAAGCCATGTTTGAAACCATAAAAACTTACGGCAAGAAGTAA
- a CDS encoding cation-translocating P-type ATPase: MRWYEKSKNQVLELLDGNMTWGLSRESVREKQDKYGKNEFVKGEKPSLMKTIFHHLKDVSTIVLIIAAILSLMLALRQGEGFIEPLVISAIIVMNLILAITQEGKAEKALESLADLNSPSCFVIRDGNRQEIDTGELVPGDIILVETGSLVPADARILESNSLMVDESSLTGESEASEKNDEKLPEGKVPVAAQSNMIFSGCLVTAGNASAIVTDTGMNTQMGKIAGFLESSKKGKTPLQQRLDKVGKNISIVAVISAVILFFAGMIRGDNFWSMIMLAVTLAVAAVPETLSLIVTLSLSNGVKNMVQKNALIRKLSAVETLGNTSVICSDKTGTLTQNRMSIKRMCLNGENPVRDTDRFSDKQTEFLKLLACASNAVIQVDDEGKQQYIGDATESAIIRLLSDKGMDKTEIEKEYPRVAEIPFSSERKMMTVVVRAPKGGFIVLTKGALDRIPFNRREAERAKQIQRLHDAFAQDALRVIALGMRHIDELPGESELASLEQNLDFAGIIGLIDPPRAEAAEAIVKAEKAGIRTIMITGDHAATAGAIAKEIGILSAEQKVITGAELEEMTDEELESSIEAYSVYARVAPADKIRIVEAWQKKGDVVAMTGDGVNDAPALKAADVGIAMGKAGTEVAKNASDMVLTDDNFATIVEAVHEGRKVYSNIRKTIYFLLVCNLSEIFVMLFAQLAGWGVLVTPVMLLLINVLGDGIPGLQLAKEQSDMKIMESKPVKRSESLFSGGLLQVIVQQTVLCSVVVLVAFYIGAYIPVGTGEPSLQMGQTLAFLVLGWTSILHIFTVRSRVSMFKRSLSDNPMLAVSAVTMMLALVVLCTVPWIGEPLGLTVIDTAYWGAGIILSILPSFVAEIKKHFDNRTVYREYEYSSDHA, translated from the coding sequence ATGAGATGGTACGAAAAAAGCAAGAACCAGGTTTTGGAACTGTTAGACGGCAATATGACATGGGGGCTGTCCCGGGAAAGTGTCAGGGAAAAACAAGATAAATACGGAAAAAATGAGTTTGTAAAAGGCGAGAAGCCGAGTCTTATGAAGACAATCTTTCATCATTTGAAGGATGTATCTACGATAGTTCTTATTATAGCGGCAATTCTATCCCTTATGCTGGCTTTACGGCAGGGTGAAGGATTCATTGAGCCGCTTGTGATATCTGCGATTATTGTTATGAATTTAATTTTGGCTATTACGCAGGAGGGAAAGGCAGAAAAGGCTTTGGAATCATTGGCCGACCTGAACAGTCCATCCTGTTTTGTAATACGGGATGGAAACCGTCAGGAAATTGATACAGGCGAACTTGTGCCGGGAGACATCATTCTGGTAGAAACCGGCTCTCTGGTTCCGGCGGATGCAAGAATACTGGAAAGCAATAGCCTGATGGTGGATGAATCATCACTGACAGGAGAAAGCGAAGCGTCGGAGAAGAACGATGAAAAACTTCCGGAGGGAAAAGTGCCTGTTGCGGCACAAAGCAATATGATTTTTTCGGGTTGTCTGGTAACGGCAGGGAATGCGTCCGCAATCGTGACAGACACCGGCATGAATACACAGATGGGGAAAATAGCCGGATTTCTGGAAAGCAGCAAAAAGGGTAAAACACCGCTGCAGCAACGACTGGATAAAGTGGGGAAAAATATCAGTATTGTCGCTGTCATATCGGCTGTTATACTATTTTTTGCCGGCATGATACGGGGAGATAACTTCTGGAGCATGATTATGCTGGCCGTGACGCTGGCAGTAGCAGCAGTACCGGAAACCTTATCTTTGATTGTTACTTTAAGTCTGTCAAATGGTGTTAAGAATATGGTGCAGAAGAATGCATTGATTCGAAAACTTTCAGCAGTTGAGACACTGGGAAATACTTCCGTGATCTGTTCTGATAAGACAGGAACACTGACACAAAACCGGATGTCCATCAAAAGAATGTGCCTGAATGGAGAAAACCCGGTAAGAGACACAGACAGGTTTTCTGATAAGCAGACAGAATTTCTAAAATTATTGGCTTGCGCCAGCAATGCGGTGATTCAGGTAGACGATGAGGGAAAGCAGCAGTATATCGGGGATGCAACAGAATCCGCCATTATAAGACTGCTAAGTGATAAGGGAATGGATAAGACAGAGATAGAAAAAGAATATCCGCGCGTGGCCGAGATACCATTTTCTTCTGAACGAAAGATGATGACAGTAGTGGTCAGGGCTCCCAAAGGCGGCTTTATTGTTTTGACAAAAGGGGCACTGGATCGTATCCCTTTTAACCGGAGAGAAGCAGAACGTGCAAAACAGATTCAAAGGCTGCATGATGCATTTGCACAGGATGCATTGCGGGTGATTGCCCTTGGCATGCGACATATCGACGAACTTCCCGGTGAATCTGAGCTCGCATCACTGGAGCAGAATCTGGATTTCGCAGGTATCATAGGGCTGATTGATCCTCCCAGAGCGGAAGCGGCAGAGGCAATTGTAAAGGCGGAGAAAGCGGGTATCCGTACAATTATGATAACGGGTGATCATGCAGCTACTGCAGGAGCAATTGCCAAAGAAATTGGTATCCTGTCTGCAGAACAAAAGGTTATCACCGGTGCAGAGTTGGAGGAGATGACAGATGAAGAACTGGAATCTTCGATTGAAGCGTATTCCGTGTATGCGAGAGTTGCACCGGCAGACAAGATACGAATCGTAGAGGCGTGGCAGAAGAAGGGAGACGTGGTTGCCATGACAGGCGATGGCGTCAATGATGCCCCGGCCCTGAAGGCTGCTGATGTGGGAATTGCCATGGGAAAGGCAGGAACAGAAGTAGCGAAGAACGCTTCAGACATGGTACTGACCGACGATAATTTCGCCACGATTGTAGAGGCGGTGCATGAGGGAAGAAAGGTATATTCTAATATAAGAAAGACAATTTATTTCCTGTTAGTATGTAATCTTTCGGAAATATTTGTGATGCTGTTTGCACAGCTTGCCGGATGGGGCGTTCTGGTAACCCCGGTAATGCTGTTGTTGATTAATGTGCTGGGTGATGGAATCCCCGGACTTCAGCTTGCGAAAGAACAATCGGATATGAAAATTATGGAAAGCAAGCCGGTAAAGCGTTCGGAAAGTCTGTTTAGCGGCGGGCTTCTCCAGGTAATTGTTCAACAGACAGTTCTCTGTTCCGTAGTAGTGCTGGTGGCCTTCTATATTGGTGCTTATATCCCAGTCGGTACGGGAGAACCTTCACTGCAGATGGGGCAGACGCTGGCCTTTCTGGTATTGGGCTGGACCTCTATACTGCACATCTTTACGGTACGGAGCAGGGTTTCTATGTTCAAACGTTCTCTTTCAGATAATCCGATGCTGGCAGTCAGTGCCGTCACCATGATGCTTGCATTGGTTGTACTATGTACGGTCCCGTGGATTGGAGAACCTCTTGGACTGACGGTTATTGATACTGCTTATTGGGGTGCAGGGATCATACTGAGCATCCTCCCATCCTTTGTAGCAGAGATAAAGAAACATTTTGACAACCGGACTGTGTACAGGGAATATGAATATTCCTCTGACCATGCGTGA
- a CDS encoding PucR family transcriptional regulator yields MRLSMAVLYEYFEKRDGEIWGEPEKSLYLKGAVWYRKGGSEKTSDLIYVGYAEDMEGEPEGEFHGICLIGNQVLQKQRRRNWIYLSGNKVLPDVFNEVQNLFFYYQEWEEELHKALMKNAGIRELCALSSGIFDNMIQVYDRNLFLLATANESKGLQEWEYDKTTGKRVLSMEIINDFKLDKQFKETMSTKGPQVYEGSAISGRVLYINFWEEGQYEGRLCISELNRALTKTDEAMAACLAEYIQSALKWQNYFPQQKSRILESLFLKLLDEKIVDENVFIRRLGEYEWERNDAYFCILIKMDERDFEISAGLATCHKLEMQFPFAFAFIYREGILMLVNKTRMDMGIHEFYSSFALFLREGLFKAGISRSSKDFFQIREYYEQGIIALEVGQKTDPMFWYYKFEDYVVPYLLAKGMKGYPARIFCPEGLVRIFAYDEGHHTDLAGTLRVYLECNMNIAHASEKLYIHRSTFLYRIDRIQKISNMDIRNPEIRFWILISYHLLDYENL; encoded by the coding sequence ATGCGTCTCAGCATGGCGGTTTTATATGAATATTTTGAAAAGAGAGATGGAGAAATATGGGGAGAGCCGGAAAAATCGCTTTATCTAAAGGGTGCAGTCTGGTATAGAAAGGGTGGGTCAGAGAAAACTTCTGATCTCATATATGTAGGTTATGCGGAGGATATGGAAGGGGAACCTGAAGGAGAGTTTCATGGGATATGTCTGATCGGTAATCAGGTGCTACAAAAACAGAGAAGACGGAATTGGATTTATCTTTCCGGAAACAAAGTGCTTCCTGATGTTTTCAATGAAGTACAGAACTTGTTTTTCTATTATCAGGAATGGGAAGAGGAGCTGCATAAAGCCTTAATGAAAAACGCAGGAATCAGGGAATTGTGTGCCTTAAGCAGCGGCATATTTGATAACATGATTCAGGTATATGATCGGAATCTGTTCCTTCTTGCTACTGCGAATGAAAGTAAAGGCTTACAGGAATGGGAATACGATAAGACTACGGGAAAGCGAGTGCTTTCCATGGAGATTATTAATGATTTTAAACTGGATAAGCAGTTTAAAGAGACCATGTCAACAAAAGGGCCGCAGGTTTACGAAGGAAGTGCTATTTCCGGAAGGGTTCTATACATAAATTTCTGGGAAGAAGGACAATATGAGGGAAGGCTTTGCATCAGCGAGCTGAATAGAGCACTTACTAAAACAGATGAAGCGATGGCAGCCTGTCTTGCAGAGTATATACAAAGTGCATTAAAGTGGCAGAACTATTTTCCACAGCAAAAGTCCAGAATTTTAGAATCGCTGTTTTTAAAACTTCTGGACGAGAAGATCGTGGATGAAAATGTATTCATACGCAGGCTTGGTGAGTATGAATGGGAAAGAAACGATGCATACTTCTGTATATTGATTAAGATGGATGAAAGAGATTTTGAAATCAGTGCGGGGCTGGCCACCTGCCATAAGCTGGAGATGCAGTTTCCCTTTGCCTTTGCATTTATATATCGGGAAGGTATTCTGATGTTGGTGAATAAAACCAGAATGGATATGGGAATCCACGAATTTTATTCATCATTTGCCCTGTTCCTGCGTGAGGGGCTTTTTAAGGCAGGAATAAGCAGAAGCTCTAAAGATTTTTTCCAGATTCGGGAGTACTATGAGCAGGGTATAATTGCTCTGGAGGTAGGACAGAAAACAGATCCCATGTTCTGGTATTATAAATTTGAGGACTATGTCGTGCCGTATCTGCTGGCAAAGGGAATGAAAGGATATCCGGCCAGGATTTTTTGTCCGGAGGGACTGGTACGGATTTTTGCATATGATGAGGGACATCATACGGATCTGGCCGGAACACTCAGGGTATATCTGGAATGCAATATGAATATTGCGCATGCATCAGAAAAATTATATATTCACAGAAGTACTTTTTTGTATCGCATAGACCGAATTCAAAAGATAAGCAATATGGATATTCGGAATCCGGAAATACGCTTCTGGATTCTGATATCCTATCATCTGCTGGACTATGAGAATTTGTGA